In a single window of the Anaerotruncus rubiinfantis genome:
- the ptsP gene encoding phosphoenolpyruvate--protein phosphotransferase, with the protein MRILKGVGASRGIAIGRIFFFDNANHRVQRRTVTDAEEQLARFESARREAVRMLALLEKKALGQVGPEESAIFEIHQMLIEDCDYTERVTSLIRTEGYTAEYAVQVAGEQLEELFKGLDDPYMQARGADMEDVTVRIVRTLTGESDCALPDSAHPAVVAARDLLPSETIRLGHTGTLAYLTSGGSGISHSAILARTMEIPAVVGLGEQIADVREQELAIVDGFTGTVVLSPDDTTLAEYTKKQAEYRARRERLKLYKGTPNRTADGITIQVDANLGHTADLGAALENDADGVGLLRTEFLFREETGYADEQTQFAAYRAVAEGMDGGRVVVRTFDPDPGKMGEMLGLPKEENPALGCRGIRFLLRRTDLLYPQLRALLRASAYGNLAVLLPMVSSVAQVRQVKEMLAACRRELAGKQIPFSDKLEVGVLIETPAAALLSGQLAREADFFSIGTNDLIQYTLAVGRQDNSLRELYDPSHPAVLHLVEMAAAAAAENGIWCGICGEAAADPGMTETFLALGVTELSVTPQAILEIREKLQSVDLSEARRRVRAAH; encoded by the coding sequence ATGCGGATTTTAAAAGGCGTCGGTGCGTCGCGCGGAATCGCGATCGGCCGAATCTTCTTTTTTGACAATGCGAATCATCGGGTGCAGCGCCGCACCGTGACCGATGCGGAGGAACAGCTCGCCCGGTTTGAATCCGCGCGCCGCGAAGCGGTGCGGATGCTCGCGCTACTGGAAAAAAAGGCGCTCGGGCAGGTGGGCCCGGAGGAATCCGCGATTTTTGAAATCCATCAGATGCTGATAGAGGACTGTGACTATACCGAACGGGTGACCAGCCTGATTCGTACAGAAGGTTATACGGCGGAATATGCCGTACAGGTGGCCGGCGAACAGCTGGAAGAGCTGTTCAAAGGCCTTGACGATCCGTATATGCAGGCCCGCGGCGCGGATATGGAGGATGTCACTGTTCGGATTGTGCGTACCCTGACTGGGGAGAGTGACTGCGCGCTCCCGGACAGCGCGCACCCGGCGGTTGTGGCCGCGCGAGACCTTCTGCCGAGTGAAACCATCCGCCTTGGTCACACCGGGACGCTGGCCTATCTGACAAGCGGCGGATCGGGAATTTCGCATTCCGCGATCCTTGCGCGCACGATGGAAATCCCAGCGGTGGTGGGCCTTGGGGAACAGATCGCCGATGTGCGTGAACAGGAGCTTGCCATTGTGGACGGTTTCACCGGGACGGTGGTGCTTTCGCCGGATGATACGACCCTTGCGGAATACACGAAGAAACAGGCGGAATACCGGGCGCGGCGTGAACGTTTGAAGCTTTATAAGGGCACACCCAACCGGACTGCGGATGGGATCACCATCCAAGTCGACGCGAACCTCGGCCACACCGCCGATCTCGGCGCCGCGCTCGAAAACGACGCGGACGGCGTTGGCCTTCTGCGCACCGAATTCCTGTTTCGGGAGGAAACCGGATACGCGGACGAGCAGACGCAGTTTGCGGCCTACCGCGCTGTCGCGGAAGGGATGGACGGCGGCCGGGTGGTGGTACGCACCTTTGACCCGGACCCTGGAAAAATGGGGGAGATGCTCGGTCTGCCAAAGGAGGAAAACCCCGCGCTTGGATGCAGGGGAATCCGTTTCCTGCTGCGGAGGACCGACCTGCTGTATCCACAGCTGCGGGCGCTGCTGCGCGCCTCGGCCTATGGGAACCTTGCGGTTCTGCTGCCGATGGTTTCGTCGGTGGCGCAGGTGCGGCAGGTGAAGGAAATGCTCGCTGCGTGCAGGCGGGAACTTGCCGGAAAGCAGATTCCTTTTTCGGACAAGCTGGAAGTCGGTGTGCTGATCGAAACGCCGGCCGCGGCGCTTTTGAGCGGGCAGCTGGCCAGAGAAGCGGATTTCTTTTCCATTGGGACGAACGATCTCATCCAGTATACACTGGCTGTGGGCCGGCAGGACAACAGCCTGCGGGAGCTTTATGATCCAAGTCATCCGGCGGTATTGCATCTGGTTGAAATGGCAGCCGCAGCTGCGGCCGAAAATGGGATCTGGTGTGGGATTTGCGGCGAAGCAGCCGCGGACCCGGGGATGACTGAGACCTTTTTGGCCCTTGGCGTCACCGAGCTTTCGGTCACCCCGCAGGCGATCCTGGAGATCCGCGAAAAGCTTCAGTCGGTCGACCTTTCCGAAGCGCGAAGGCGGGTCCGCGCTGCGCATTGA
- a CDS encoding folate family ECF transporter S component produces the protein MLEKSKYLAAEFIGLPRLVSDSAAELKNLRSLTGSGLLSALSVILNQFTIFFSQVLRVSFTFLPIALSGMLYGPVLTGSLGAVVDILKYFTRNDGGAFFPGFTISEFIVGFLYGLFLYRKRVTLPRVFMARLTVTVVNNLFLTPLWLSMLYGDAFVALVAARIVKNIIMLPIETALLYVILKQVSALRLPSRNYSA, from the coding sequence ATGCTGGAAAAATCCAAATACCTTGCCGCGGAATTCATTGGCCTGCCGCGGCTGGTGAGTGATTCCGCGGCGGAGCTCAAAAATCTGCGGTCGCTCACTGGCTCCGGGCTGCTGTCCGCCCTGAGCGTGATCTTGAACCAGTTCACCATCTTTTTCAGCCAGGTCCTGCGGGTGAGTTTCACCTTCCTGCCGATTGCGCTTTCCGGGATGCTTTACGGCCCGGTGTTGACCGGCTCGCTCGGCGCGGTGGTTGACATCCTCAAATATTTCACCCGAAATGACGGCGGAGCCTTTTTCCCTGGCTTTACGATCAGCGAATTCATCGTTGGATTTCTGTATGGGCTGTTCCTTTACCGCAAACGGGTCACCCTTCCCCGGGTATTTATGGCCAGGCTGACGGTCACGGTGGTCAACAATCTGTTTTTGACCCCGCTGTGGCTTTCGATGCTGTATGGCGACGCGTTTGTGGCGCTGGTTGCGGCGCGTATTGTGAAAAATATCATCATGCTCCCCATCGAGACGGCGCTGCTCTACGTGATTCTCAAACAGGTCAGCGCCCTGCGGCTGCCCAGCCGCAATTATTCCGCCTGA